The following proteins come from a genomic window of Myroides odoratus DSM 2801:
- a CDS encoding cell division protein ZapA: MSQNEQLKIKISIADRVYPLTVTYAQEEALRSASKKIDIMINQFEESYAVRDKQDVLAMCALQLASQTEQKTIDKSENYNKAVDRLVRLDEALDRILSK; this comes from the coding sequence ATGAGTCAAAATGAACAACTAAAAATCAAGATATCGATAGCTGATCGCGTCTATCCGTTAACGGTAACGTATGCACAGGAAGAAGCATTGCGTTCAGCATCAAAGAAGATTGATATCATGATTAATCAGTTTGAGGAGAGCTATGCGGTAAGAGATAAGCAAGATGTTCTGGCGATGTGTGCTTTACAATTAGCTTCACAGACAGAACAGAAGACAATTGATAAGTCTGAGAATTACAACAAGGCTGTTGATCGCTTGGTTCGATTAGATGAGGCTTTAGATCGTATACTTTCGAAATAA